From Candidatus Nomurabacteria bacterium, one genomic window encodes:
- the prfB gene encoding peptide chain release factor 2 — protein sequence MALADLHKEILELQAQVKAATNKLEIEPKLAELKSIELDMQSPNFWSDNERAQKQAKQKSLLEESTIAWVGLLSSLSTLETLAKEGDNDETELRQLFEQDQAQFESLKLELRFAGPYDNFEVVLSIFAGAGGTDAQDWAEMLLRMYVRWAEKEGLKSELLEESRGDEAGIKSVSLKISNGKHIFGRLKAEHGVHRLVRLSPFNADNLRQTSFAKVDVIPLIDEPDKVQINPDDLKIDVYRSGGKGGQSVNTTDSAVRITHLPTGIVVAIQNERSQIQNKDTAMQILLSRLAQLQAEQHAEKLSDLKGPNVSAEWGNQIRNYVLHPYKLVKDTRTGHESSDPDKVLDGGLNEFIDAYLAENLGE from the coding sequence ATGGCATTAGCTGATTTACATAAAGAGATACTTGAGCTGCAAGCTCAGGTTAAAGCTGCCACTAATAAACTAGAGATTGAGCCAAAGCTTGCCGAGCTAAAATCTATCGAACTCGATATGCAGTCGCCAAACTTCTGGTCGGATAACGAACGAGCCCAGAAGCAAGCCAAGCAGAAAAGCCTACTAGAAGAAAGTACTATTGCATGGGTTGGGTTACTATCGTCGCTTTCAACTCTCGAAACACTTGCCAAAGAAGGCGACAACGATGAAACTGAACTGCGTCAACTGTTTGAGCAGGACCAAGCTCAGTTCGAAAGTTTAAAACTCGAGCTACGATTTGCAGGACCATACGACAATTTTGAAGTTGTTTTAAGTATTTTTGCTGGAGCCGGCGGCACCGATGCTCAGGACTGGGCCGAAATGCTGTTACGGATGTATGTGCGTTGGGCCGAAAAAGAAGGCTTAAAATCTGAGTTGCTCGAAGAATCTAGAGGTGATGAGGCTGGCATAAAAAGCGTGAGTCTAAAAATATCTAACGGTAAGCATATTTTTGGAAGACTAAAGGCTGAGCATGGAGTCCATCGGCTGGTGCGCCTGAGCCCGTTCAATGCCGACAATCTACGCCAAACTAGTTTTGCCAAAGTTGATGTTATTCCGCTGATCGACGAGCCAGACAAAGTCCAGATTAACCCCGACGACCTCAAAATAGATGTTTATCGGAGCGGTGGCAAAGGTGGCCAAAGTGTAAATACGACCGATTCGGCGGTCCGGATTACGCATTTACCAACAGGCATAGTCGTGGCGATTCAGAACGAGCGTTCACAGATTCAAAACAAAGATACAGCCATGCAGATCTTGCTCTCTAGACTGGCACAGCTTCAGGCCGAACAGCACGCCGAAAAACTTAGCGACTTAAAGGGGCCAAATGTCTCGGCCGAGTGGGGTAACCAAATTCGTAATTACGTATTACACCCTTATAAATTAGTTAAAGACACGCGAACCGGCCACGAAAGTAGCGATCCAGACAAAGTCCTCGATGGCGGGCTGAATGAATTTATCGATGCCTATCTGGCCGAAAATCTAGGTGAATAA
- a CDS encoding HIT family protein: MDCVFCKIVDGEIPSYKVYEDDSVYAFLDINPTTVGHTLIVPKFHTEDFTTVADAVWAKMLPVAKKLADRYQKVLGADGFNLWNNAGEAGEQVIFHFHLHLLPRYKDDGIRLAQPADKTIDVAATHAKIGQVA; this comes from the coding sequence ATGGATTGTGTATTTTGCAAAATAGTCGACGGGGAAATACCTAGCTACAAAGTCTACGAAGACGATAGCGTCTATGCATTTCTAGACATCAACCCGACGACAGTCGGACACACCCTAATTGTCCCTAAATTTCATACCGAGGATTTCACAACTGTTGCCGATGCAGTCTGGGCAAAAATGCTCCCGGTAGCTAAAAAACTCGCCGATCGCTACCAAAAAGTACTCGGTGCAGATGGCTTTAACTTATGGAACAATGCCGGTGAGGCAGGTGAACAAGTGATATTCCATTTTCATCTTCATTTACTTCCGCGCTACAAAGACGACGGTATTCGGCTAGCACAGCCAGCCGACAAAACCATCGACGTAGCGGCTACTCATGCCAAAATTGGCCAAGTAGCTTAA
- the ftsE gene encoding cell division ATP-binding protein FtsE: MILLDRVSKSFGKKKGEALKKVTLHVEPKEFVIIVGPSGAGKSTLLKLLTREERPTTGKIVVGGIDYDKLRDRDIAKLRRKIGVVFQDFKLLPNKSVFENVAFALEITGASNKEIQYTVPKVLDIVGLRGKEQSMPYELSGGERQRVAIARAIVRQPRILIADEPTGNLDPKHAWDVVKVLEKINKYGTTVVLTTHNQQIVDKLKRRVVTVEDGQIISDRAHASYRAGEA; encoded by the coding sequence ATGATTTTGTTAGACAGGGTAAGCAAGTCTTTTGGAAAGAAAAAAGGAGAGGCCTTAAAGAAGGTTACTCTACATGTTGAGCCAAAAGAGTTTGTAATTATTGTTGGGCCGAGTGGCGCCGGCAAAAGCACCTTACTCAAGCTGTTAACCCGCGAAGAGCGGCCAACTACCGGTAAAATTGTGGTTGGCGGTATCGATTACGATAAACTTCGTGACCGAGACATCGCCAAGCTCCGGCGTAAAATCGGGGTTGTGTTTCAAGATTTTAAACTCCTCCCCAATAAAAGTGTCTTCGAAAATGTGGCTTTTGCACTGGAGATAACAGGCGCCAGCAACAAAGAAATACAATATACCGTGCCGAAAGTTTTAGACATTGTTGGGTTGAGAGGTAAAGAGCAGAGTATGCCATACGAGTTGTCTGGTGGAGAGCGCCAGCGAGTGGCAATCGCGCGGGCAATTGTGCGCCAGCCTAGAATTCTAATTGCTGACGAGCCTACGGGCAACCTAGATCCGAAGCATGCATGGGATGTAGTTAAAGTTCTGGAAAAAATCAATAAATACGGAACCACAGTAGTATTAACTACCCATAATCAACAGATTGTCGACAAACTTAAACGGCGAGTTGTAACTGTCGAAGACGGCCAGATTATTTCCGACCGAGCACATGCGAGTTACCGGGCAGGTGAAGCATGA
- the serS gene encoding serine--tRNA ligase: MLDIDFIRNNTEIVKTAVANKGASVDIGELLELDQTRRGLITRIDELRAERNKVADQMKGGKPDQQLIDQGKELKDQTAKLEAELEPLLQKFDEMLYAVPNMPSDDTPVGDSEAQNVITKTWGDKPSFDFTPKAHWEMPQFIDEERAVRISGARFAFLKNGLVKLQFALLQFGLDTLTSEDTISKIAAEANLKVSAKPFIPMLAPMMLRTDAYKATGRLKPEEVTFKLANDDLWLTGSSEHALCAYHLGETLDEADLPLRYVGYNTAFRREVGSAGKDTRGIIRQHHFDKLEMESFTTPETSRAEHELLIAIQEYIMQSLGMPYQLVLKCTFDQGGPNIRGLDVETWMAGQGTYRETHTADYIGDYQSRGLNTKYKTSNGEKLLVHTNDATATAQRTLAAILENNQTADGRVKVPEVLRSYMGGVEYI; encoded by the coding sequence ATGCTAGATATTGATTTTATCCGTAATAATACCGAAATTGTAAAAACGGCTGTAGCAAATAAAGGTGCGAGCGTAGATATAGGCGAGTTACTTGAGCTTGATCAGACAAGGCGCGGTTTAATTACCCGAATCGACGAGCTGCGCGCCGAGCGCAACAAGGTGGCCGACCAGATGAAAGGTGGCAAGCCGGATCAGCAACTTATCGACCAAGGCAAAGAGCTAAAAGATCAAACTGCCAAACTCGAAGCCGAACTTGAGCCGTTGTTGCAAAAGTTCGACGAAATGCTGTACGCCGTACCGAATATGCCAAGCGATGACACTCCAGTCGGCGACAGCGAGGCTCAAAATGTAATTACTAAAACTTGGGGCGACAAACCAAGCTTTGATTTTACGCCAAAAGCCCACTGGGAAATGCCTCAGTTTATCGACGAAGAAAGGGCTGTGCGCATAAGTGGTGCACGGTTTGCGTTCTTGAAAAATGGGCTAGTAAAACTCCAGTTCGCTTTATTGCAATTTGGGTTGGATACGCTGACATCGGAAGATACTATTAGCAAAATTGCTGCCGAGGCTAACCTGAAAGTGTCGGCCAAGCCATTTATCCCAATGCTCGCTCCGATGATGCTGCGGACCGACGCCTACAAAGCGACTGGCCGACTCAAGCCAGAAGAGGTTACTTTTAAACTCGCCAATGACGACCTATGGCTAACCGGTAGCAGTGAACACGCACTGTGTGCCTATCATTTGGGTGAGACTCTCGATGAGGCAGACTTGCCACTCCGCTATGTTGGCTACAACACAGCCTTTAGGCGTGAAGTAGGTAGCGCTGGCAAAGATACTCGTGGGATTATTCGTCAGCATCATTTCGACAAGCTCGAGATGGAATCGTTTACGACTCCCGAAACATCCCGTGCCGAACACGAACTACTAATTGCGATTCAGGAATATATTATGCAAAGCCTAGGTATGCCATACCAGCTGGTGCTTAAGTGTACTTTCGACCAAGGAGGTCCAAACATTCGTGGGTTAGATGTTGAAACTTGGATGGCCGGGCAGGGGACATACCGCGAAACCCACACTGCCGATTATATCGGCGACTATCAATCTCGAGGACTCAACACAAAATACAAGACTTCTAATGGCGAAAAACTCTTAGTCCATACAAACGATGCGACTGCCACTGCTCAGCGAACTCTAGCTGCAATACTTGAGAATAACCAGACTGCAGACGGCCGAGTTAAAGTACCCGAAGTCTTGCGTAGCTACATGGGAGGCGTTGAGTATATCTAA
- a CDS encoding preprotein translocase subunit SecA has translation MKKVLKRVLGDPEAKTLKRYNKKVKEINQLEAGVKKLSDTKLKAKTEEFKKRLAKESLDALLPEAFAVVREAAYRVIGQRHFDVQLVGGMTLHEGKVAEMRTGEGKTLVATLPLYLNALTGKGAHLVTVNDYLARIGAGWMGPVYGFLGMSLGVIMPDASFVYDADYDNKEADDPRFAHLRPSTRQEAYAADITYGTNNEFGFDYLRDNMVRDADQLRQRGLHYAIVDEVDSILIDEARTPLIISAPSVTSGNMYQQFSRVVKQLKPEHYEKDEKRRAVVLTDEGVEKVEKILGIKGLYNTENIRTIYHLEQALRAETLFIRDKNYVVTKDGEVVIVDEFTGRLLKGRRYNEGLHQAIEAKEGVEVQEESMTLAKVSFQNLFRLYEKLAGMTGTAKTEEEEFQQIYDLDVVVIPTNKPIVRKDHPDVIYKTEAAKFRAIVKKVSELNKKGQPVLLGTSSIEKNEHLSGLLNKAGIQHQVLNAKNNLSEAKIVAKAGTKGAVTLATNIAGRGTDIVLDADVREKLGGLYVIGTERHESRRIDNQLRGRSGRQGDPGESQFYVSTEDDIMRIFNGERIGSLMGRMKLDEDTPIEMRVLGRALEAAQKKVEGFNFDSRKNVVQYDDVMNRHRLSVYNTRRKLLEDQDVSAKIKEFIESEAVALASLPGQDDDYERQIVHVFPFDEPTLDRLFDAEADKFAQVLTVEALELYAAKEKVFSDNILHEIERDIYFQILDNLWMQHLENMEHMQQGVQWRSVGQRDPLVEYRREAQILFDIMQQNLRHEVVRSLMHAQPIEQAPSQLHETELTRAARGSVENAGQIIDGETLSEADFKATAKKEEVEAHKKANKRKVARKKERQNKKKARRK, from the coding sequence TTGAAAAAAGTATTAAAGCGGGTACTCGGCGACCCAGAAGCAAAAACACTCAAGCGCTATAACAAGAAAGTCAAAGAGATTAACCAGCTCGAGGCCGGAGTCAAAAAACTTTCAGATACTAAACTCAAGGCAAAAACCGAAGAGTTTAAAAAAAGACTAGCCAAAGAATCGCTAGATGCCTTGCTACCGGAAGCTTTTGCTGTTGTTCGTGAAGCCGCTTACCGGGTGATTGGCCAACGCCACTTCGATGTTCAGCTGGTTGGTGGAATGACTTTGCACGAAGGTAAAGTTGCCGAAATGCGCACAGGTGAAGGTAAAACGCTAGTTGCAACCCTACCACTTTATTTAAACGCCCTAACCGGCAAAGGTGCCCACTTAGTTACGGTTAACGATTATCTTGCCAGAATCGGCGCTGGTTGGATGGGTCCTGTTTATGGTTTCTTAGGGATGAGTTTGGGTGTAATTATGCCCGACGCCTCTTTTGTGTATGACGCAGATTACGACAACAAAGAGGCCGACGACCCAAGGTTTGCTCATTTGCGACCGAGTACTCGCCAAGAGGCATATGCCGCCGATATAACCTACGGCACAAATAATGAGTTTGGTTTTGACTACCTGCGCGACAACATGGTTCGCGATGCCGATCAACTGCGTCAGCGCGGTTTACATTATGCTATTGTCGACGAAGTCGACTCAATTTTAATCGACGAGGCTCGCACGCCGTTGATTATTAGCGCCCCGAGCGTGACTAGTGGCAATATGTACCAGCAGTTCTCGAGGGTTGTAAAACAGCTTAAGCCAGAGCATTACGAAAAAGACGAAAAACGCCGAGCGGTTGTATTAACCGACGAAGGTGTCGAGAAGGTCGAGAAAATCCTTGGCATCAAAGGACTCTACAACACCGAAAACATCCGCACTATTTATCATCTCGAGCAAGCGTTGCGTGCTGAGACCTTATTTATTCGAGACAAAAACTATGTCGTAACCAAAGACGGCGAGGTTGTAATTGTCGACGAATTTACTGGCCGGTTGCTAAAGGGCAGGCGCTATAACGAAGGCTTGCACCAGGCTATCGAAGCCAAAGAGGGAGTCGAAGTTCAGGAAGAGTCGATGACTCTAGCCAAGGTTTCTTTCCAGAACCTGTTCCGACTTTATGAAAAGCTTGCAGGTATGACTGGTACAGCCAAAACCGAAGAAGAAGAATTCCAGCAAATCTACGATCTCGACGTGGTGGTTATCCCAACCAACAAGCCAATCGTGCGTAAAGATCATCCAGATGTAATCTATAAAACCGAAGCTGCTAAATTCAGAGCAATCGTTAAGAAAGTATCAGAGCTGAATAAAAAAGGTCAGCCAGTCTTGCTAGGTACATCGAGTATCGAAAAAAACGAACACCTGAGTGGGTTACTTAATAAGGCAGGTATTCAACATCAAGTCCTCAATGCAAAAAATAATCTTTCCGAAGCCAAGATTGTTGCCAAAGCTGGCACAAAAGGTGCGGTTACTTTAGCTACCAACATTGCTGGTCGTGGTACCGACATTGTTCTCGACGCAGATGTTCGCGAAAAGTTAGGTGGATTGTACGTAATCGGTACCGAACGCCACGAATCTCGCCGTATCGACAACCAGTTACGTGGTCGATCTGGTCGTCAGGGTGATCCAGGAGAGAGCCAGTTCTATGTAAGCACCGAAGACGACATTATGCGGATATTCAACGGCGAGCGAATTGGTTCGCTGATGGGTCGCATGAAACTCGACGAAGACACACCAATCGAAATGCGTGTATTGGGTCGAGCGCTCGAGGCCGCTCAGAAAAAAGTCGAAGGCTTTAACTTTGATAGTCGAAAAAATGTTGTTCAGTACGACGACGTCATGAACAGACACCGTCTGAGTGTCTATAACACTCGCCGTAAGCTACTCGAAGACCAAGACGTGAGTGCCAAGATAAAAGAATTTATCGAAAGCGAAGCAGTCGCTTTAGCTAGTTTGCCTGGCCAAGACGACGACTATGAGCGCCAGATTGTGCATGTCTTTCCTTTTGACGAGCCAACACTCGACAGGTTATTCGATGCCGAAGCCGACAAATTTGCTCAGGTTCTTACTGTCGAAGCACTAGAGCTTTATGCCGCCAAAGAAAAAGTATTTTCCGACAATATATTGCACGAAATCGAGCGGGATATCTACTTCCAGATTTTAGACAACTTATGGATGCAACACCTAGAAAACATGGAGCATATGCAACAAGGTGTGCAGTGGCGAAGTGTTGGTCAGCGCGATCCGCTAGTCGAGTATCGTCGCGAGGCTCAGATCTTATTTGATATCATGCAGCAAAACTTACGTCACGAAGTTGTTCGGTCGTTAATGCACGCCCAACCAATTGAGCAAGCACCAAGTCAACTTCACGAAACCGAACTCACCCGAGCTGCCAGGGGATCGGTCGAGAACGCTGGTCAGATTATTGACGGCGAAACACTTAGTGAAGCCGACTTTAAAGCTACTGCCAAGAAAGAAGAAGTCGAAGCCCATAAGAAAGCTAATAAACGCAAAGTTGCTCGCAAAAAAGAGCGCCAAAACAAGAAAAAAGCCCGCCGCAAGTAG
- the raiA gene encoding ribosome-associated translation inhibitor RaiA, whose amino-acid sequence MIEKMEITSIKTEVKPDLEKYINKKIGRLDRFLPRHARRSAHAQVTLRESGRGKVRNLMCEVTLNIPDKVLTAKETSTNMFSSVDIVESKLTTQLRKYKDMHTSGRSKRLARKVVGRFRR is encoded by the coding sequence ATGATCGAAAAGATGGAAATAACTAGCATCAAGACAGAAGTTAAGCCAGACCTTGAAAAGTACATCAACAAGAAGATAGGTCGGTTAGATAGATTCCTGCCTAGGCATGCTCGGCGGAGTGCTCATGCCCAGGTAACCTTAAGGGAGTCGGGCCGAGGTAAGGTGCGCAATCTAATGTGCGAGGTTACTCTAAATATTCCGGACAAGGTTCTGACTGCCAAAGAAACCAGTACGAACATGTTTAGCAGTGTTGATATTGTCGAATCAAAATTAACTACCCAGCTTCGCAAATACAAAGACATGCACACCAGTGGTCGGAGTAAGCGCTTAGCGCGTAAAGTAGTTGGCAGATTTCGTCGCTAA
- a CDS encoding S41 family peptidase, which yields MYPNNPYNKSNKAGRSIAIGSILLVLITTFFVGVLVGQNDLLTSHNTSEISENSQLPQDLDYQSVEEIYDIVRKNYDGELSQASFMDELKQAIARATGDPYTEYFNATDAEVFNQELEGKFTGIGAELGKRDGNLIIVAPLAGYPAEAAGLKPLDVIAKIDDEDATGLTVYEAVTKIRGEVDTDVKLTIVRNGKEVIDFTITRMQIDAPSVSYEIQDNIGVIKLSQFQADSDELLDKAAEELLKAGVEGIILDLRGNPGGYLDQAQKILGDWLDSSQVAVEVRRGGKVEEKLYATGDSVFANIPTVVLINEGSASASEIVAGALQDYGVAKLVGKQTFGKGSVQNIDQLDNGQLLKITTGHWFTPNGRGIDKEGIAPDVEVELTDKDYDAGRDPQLDKALELIKQ from the coding sequence GTGTACCCAAATAATCCCTATAATAAGTCCAACAAAGCCGGTAGAAGTATTGCGATTGGCTCGATATTGTTAGTTTTAATAACTACTTTCTTTGTCGGTGTTCTGGTTGGTCAGAACGATTTACTAACAAGCCATAACACTAGCGAAATATCTGAAAACTCTCAGCTACCCCAAGACCTCGACTATCAGAGCGTAGAAGAAATCTACGATATCGTGCGCAAAAACTACGACGGCGAACTCAGCCAGGCTAGCTTTATGGACGAACTCAAGCAGGCGATAGCTCGAGCAACAGGCGATCCTTATACAGAGTACTTCAATGCCACTGATGCCGAAGTATTTAACCAAGAACTAGAAGGAAAATTTACTGGCATTGGTGCCGAGCTTGGTAAACGCGACGGAAACCTGATCATCGTGGCACCGCTAGCTGGTTATCCGGCCGAGGCTGCAGGCCTAAAACCACTCGATGTAATCGCCAAGATCGACGACGAAGATGCCACCGGTCTAACCGTTTACGAGGCGGTTACGAAAATTCGTGGTGAAGTCGATACAGACGTCAAACTTACAATTGTACGTAATGGTAAAGAAGTGATTGATTTTACAATTACTCGTATGCAGATCGACGCTCCAAGCGTAAGTTATGAAATCCAAGATAATATTGGTGTAATTAAACTAAGCCAGTTCCAGGCCGATTCGGATGAGCTCTTAGACAAAGCTGCCGAAGAATTACTGAAAGCCGGAGTTGAAGGCATCATATTGGATCTGCGCGGTAATCCTGGCGGCTATCTAGACCAAGCTCAAAAAATACTTGGCGATTGGCTAGATTCGTCGCAAGTTGCTGTCGAAGTTCGACGTGGTGGTAAGGTCGAAGAAAAGCTATATGCGACTGGCGATAGTGTCTTTGCGAATATCCCAACTGTTGTCTTGATTAACGAAGGGAGTGCGAGTGCTAGCGAAATCGTGGCCGGCGCACTTCAAGATTATGGTGTTGCTAAATTAGTCGGCAAACAAACTTTTGGCAAGGGCAGTGTCCAAAATATAGATCAGCTAGATAATGGCCAGTTGCTGAAGATTACGACAGGACATTGGTTTACGCCAAACGGCAGAGGTATAGATAAAGAGGGGATAGCCCCAGATGTTGAAGTCGAGCTGACAGACAAAGATTATGATGCAGGTCGTGACCCGCAGCTAGACAAAGCTCTAGAACTTATAAAGCAGTAA
- a CDS encoding FtsX-like permease family protein: protein MMRTLARIFTNGVRGFIRNSWLSIAATAVMVVAISIILMALVLNTTAKNAITELNKNLKTSIYLFDNSPVSVRNQLRAELTRQDFVSTVDYIDKQMAQQRFNDIFSEEAGITEGLEITGGGIFPESFEVSVNDLSRIKEIETIAQKEEYKSVVDKISLAKTEAEKTIERAHAAQKFVVRAGVISSLVFAGVSILIIFNTIRMAIFTRSEEIHIMKLIGATPSYIRGPFLVEASMYGVIAGIIAFFGVYSLIASIGSKMATQPEFAATYTYFQEPSTIIFLLLCAITGGILVGVISSMLAMEKHLRLKNW from the coding sequence ATGATGCGAACGCTGGCCAGAATATTCACAAATGGTGTCCGCGGATTTATTCGAAATTCTTGGTTGTCGATTGCGGCAACGGCTGTGATGGTGGTGGCAATTAGCATTATTTTGATGGCTTTGGTTCTGAACACGACTGCCAAAAATGCAATTACCGAGCTTAATAAAAATCTAAAAACTTCTATATATCTGTTCGATAACTCACCGGTCTCGGTACGTAATCAACTGCGAGCTGAACTTACTCGCCAAGATTTTGTGTCTACGGTGGACTATATCGACAAACAGATGGCACAGCAACGTTTCAACGATATATTTAGCGAAGAAGCCGGCATTACCGAAGGTCTCGAGATTACCGGAGGTGGAATTTTTCCGGAGAGCTTCGAGGTTAGCGTCAACGACCTAAGCCGCATAAAAGAGATCGAGACTATTGCTCAAAAAGAAGAGTACAAGAGTGTCGTCGATAAGATTTCTCTCGCAAAGACCGAAGCCGAAAAAACAATCGAACGGGCGCACGCTGCTCAGAAATTTGTAGTTCGGGCAGGTGTGATATCTTCTTTGGTATTTGCAGGTGTTTCAATTCTGATCATTTTCAATACTATTAGGATGGCGATTTTTACCCGTAGCGAAGAGATTCATATTATGAAACTAATCGGGGCAACCCCGAGCTATATTCGAGGACCATTCTTGGTTGAGGCCAGTATGTACGGCGTGATCGCAGGAATAATTGCATTCTTTGGCGTATATTCACTGATAGCTTCGATTGGTAGCAAGATGGCAACCCAGCCAGAGTTCGCAGCAACTTATACATATTTTCAAGAACCCTCGACAATCATCTTCTTGTTACTCTGCGCGATAACTGGTGGCATTTTGGTTGGCGTTATTTCGTCGATGTTAGCAATGGAAAAACACCTAAGACTGAAGAATTGGTAG
- a CDS encoding insulinase family protein translates to MKHTVRQVQLKNGARGLLVHVPGAQVMSFDLNFRAGDYLCSEDKWELAHVMEHLVLGANQKHRSSNKFNRVLEENGAYSNAATGAYDIDYYAECADFEWDRIFDLMILAISRPLFLETEFTAEMGNVNEELTQRSNNYAAVLAQSVRKALGFMGYTYKAGLESMSKIQLDDVRTFHKLTHFTRNMRFIISGNIRGRSDQIISKLEAISLPEGDSNRLELPEEVGSGKCDQLYLNYKNVPNLYFTLESLHQKVFTEPEIDAANVVNHILNVGYTSKIFGKAREQGIVYDLSSSSYSTKTTSGWGIDGQVSRDNAPKLFALIAKEIKKILTDGVDLRDLQHVKKSAIGGYHMSAQTVFGTANGYANRFFWDDTVIPYDSYPERINSVTRERAQDALQKLFADESWMVGFLGTASKEERENLCSTIATIWH, encoded by the coding sequence TTGAAACACACTGTTCGACAGGTACAGCTTAAAAATGGTGCACGTGGTCTACTCGTACATGTGCCGGGGGCTCAGGTGATGAGCTTCGATTTGAACTTCCGGGCAGGCGACTATTTGTGTAGCGAAGATAAGTGGGAACTAGCTCATGTAATGGAACATCTAGTGCTAGGTGCTAACCAAAAACACCGCAGCAGCAACAAGTTCAATCGTGTGCTCGAAGAAAACGGCGCCTACTCGAATGCAGCCACTGGAGCTTATGACATAGACTACTATGCCGAGTGTGCCGATTTTGAGTGGGATCGAATCTTTGATCTGATGATCCTGGCAATTTCTAGGCCTCTGTTTCTAGAAACAGAGTTTACTGCCGAAATGGGTAACGTTAACGAAGAGCTTACTCAACGCTCGAATAATTATGCAGCTGTGTTAGCGCAGTCTGTGCGCAAAGCCCTAGGATTCATGGGCTATACCTACAAAGCAGGCTTAGAATCGATGTCAAAAATCCAGCTAGATGATGTTAGGACTTTTCATAAGCTAACTCACTTTACGCGTAATATGCGATTTATTATCAGTGGTAACATCCGGGGTCGGAGTGACCAGATTATTAGCAAGCTCGAAGCAATTAGTTTACCAGAAGGCGATTCCAACCGTCTGGAATTACCAGAAGAAGTTGGTAGCGGCAAGTGTGATCAGCTGTATTTAAACTATAAAAATGTACCCAATCTGTATTTCACACTCGAAAGTTTGCATCAGAAAGTCTTTACAGAGCCAGAAATCGATGCTGCAAATGTGGTTAACCATATTCTAAATGTTGGCTATACTTCGAAGATATTTGGTAAGGCTCGCGAGCAGGGAATAGTCTACGATTTGAGTTCTAGCTCGTATTCGACCAAAACAACCAGTGGCTGGGGAATCGATGGTCAAGTTTCGCGCGATAACGCACCGAAGCTATTTGCGCTAATTGCCAAAGAAATTAAAAAGATCTTAACCGATGGAGTGGATTTGCGAGATCTGCAGCATGTTAAAAAAAGTGCAATTGGCGGGTATCACATGAGTGCACAGACAGTATTCGGTACTGCCAACGGCTACGCCAACCGCTTTTTCTGGGATGACACGGTGATCCCATACGATTCCTATCCAGAGAGAATAAATTCGGTTACGCGTGAACGCGCCCAGGATGCTTTGCAGAAACTATTTGCCGACGAGAGCTGGATGGTTGGTTTCTTGGGTACAGCCAGCAAAGAAGAGCGCGAGAACCTTTGTAGTACAATAGCTACCATATGGCATTAG